The following proteins come from a genomic window of Maribacter sp. HTCC2170:
- a CDS encoding prohibitin family protein, giving the protein MDKLPKIALPAIFILILAVILISKSAVTIGSGEAGVLYKTFGDGVVTDEPPLGEGFHIVAPWNKVFIYEVRQQEVFEKMQVLSSNGLEIKLDASAWFEPKYDVLGKLHQEKGEAYVQRVLLPTIRSAARSVVGRYTPEQLYSSKRDAIQVEIYEETHKIVDDQYIQLNQILIRDVTLPPTIKEAIERKLKQEQESLEYEFRLVTAKKEAEKVTIEAQGKADANRILSASLTDKILQDKGIDATLELSKSPNTKVVVVGSGDSGLPLILGNN; this is encoded by the coding sequence ATGGATAAATTACCTAAAATAGCATTACCAGCAATTTTCATTCTAATTCTTGCTGTGATATTGATTTCCAAATCTGCCGTAACCATAGGTTCTGGTGAGGCAGGTGTTCTTTACAAAACGTTTGGCGATGGTGTAGTTACAGATGAACCTCCATTGGGAGAGGGTTTTCATATTGTTGCACCATGGAACAAAGTGTTTATATATGAAGTAAGACAACAAGAAGTATTTGAAAAAATGCAAGTACTGTCTTCTAACGGATTAGAGATAAAACTGGATGCATCTGCTTGGTTTGAACCGAAATATGACGTGTTAGGGAAACTACATCAAGAAAAGGGCGAGGCTTATGTTCAGAGGGTTTTGCTGCCTACAATTAGATCTGCTGCAAGAAGTGTAGTTGGTAGATATACACCAGAACAATTGTACTCAAGTAAAAGAGATGCAATACAGGTAGAGATTTATGAAGAAACTCACAAGATTGTCGACGATCAATATATTCAACTTAATCAAATATTAATTCGTGATGTTACTTTACCACCTACAATAAAAGAAGCGATTGAACGAAAATTAAAGCAAGAGCAAGAGTCGTTGGAATATGAGTTTAGATTGGTTACGGCAAAGAAAGAAGCTGAAAAAGTAACTATTGAAGCGCAAGGTAAAGCCGATGCGAATAGAATTTTAAGTGCTTCTTTGACCGATAAAATTCTTCAGGATAAAGGTATTGACGCAACCTTAGAGCTTTCAAAATCACCTAACACAAAGGTTGTTGTAGTTGGTAGTGGAGATTCTGGGCTGCCACTAATATTAGGGAATAACTAA
- the hisG gene encoding ATP phosphoribosyltransferase, which yields MTKIRIAIQKSGRLNKDSLEILKNCGVSIDNGKDQLKASARNFPMEVFYLRNGDIPQYLRDGVVDIAIIGENVLIEKGGDIDIAEKLGFSKCRVSLAVPKEVEYNSVQDFQGKRIATSYPNTVKEYFKGKGVEADLHIINGSVEIAPNIGLADGICDIVSSGSTLFKNNLREVEVMLKSEAVLAVSQKISEERKTILSKLQFRIKSVLQARQSKYVLLNAPNDSLESILKLLPGMRSPTVLPLAEEGWSSVHTVINKDKFWEVIDELKLVGAEGILVCPIEKMVL from the coding sequence ATGACCAAAATTAGAATTGCTATTCAGAAATCAGGACGATTGAACAAAGATTCATTAGAGATCTTGAAAAACTGTGGCGTATCAATCGACAATGGAAAAGACCAGCTGAAAGCATCTGCACGTAATTTTCCTATGGAAGTGTTTTATTTAAGAAATGGTGATATACCCCAGTACCTCAGAGATGGAGTGGTAGACATTGCCATTATAGGTGAAAATGTATTAATTGAAAAAGGAGGGGATATTGATATTGCTGAAAAACTTGGGTTCTCAAAATGCCGGGTTTCTTTAGCAGTCCCAAAAGAAGTGGAATACAACTCAGTACAAGACTTTCAGGGAAAAAGAATCGCTACTTCATATCCAAATACAGTTAAGGAGTACTTTAAAGGCAAAGGGGTCGAAGCTGATTTGCACATTATCAATGGATCGGTGGAAATTGCGCCCAATATTGGTCTAGCCGATGGTATCTGCGATATTGTCTCTAGTGGTAGCACCTTGTTTAAAAACAATCTTAGAGAGGTCGAGGTTATGCTTAAAAGCGAAGCAGTACTCGCAGTATCACAAAAAATTTCAGAGGAGCGAAAGACAATTTTAAGCAAATTGCAGTTTAGGATTAAATCGGTCTTACAGGCAAGACAATCGAAGTATGTATTACTGAATGCCCCTAACGATAGTTTGGAGAGTATTTTGAAATTGTTGCCTGGAATGCGGAGCCCTACGGTTTTACCATTAGCAGAGGAAGGGTGGAGTTCAGTTCATACGGTTATCAACAAGGATAAGTTTTGGGAGGTAATAGATGAATTAAAGCTTGTAGGGGCAGAAGGGATATTGGTTTGCCCAATAGAAAAAATGGTTTTATAA
- the hisD gene encoding histidinol dehydrogenase: MNKIFNPEKKDWSQVLKRPTQTVSDIEDVVNEVFAKVEKEGDPVLKQYTQKFDGVTLKSLQVSEVEISEAANRIGQELKNAIAIAKKNIETFHKAQETNKVEVETTKGVFCWQEKRPIQKVGLYIPGGSAPLFSTILMLAVPANIAGCTEIVLCTPPNKEGKVHPAILYTANLCGVTQIFKVGGIQAIAGMTFGTESISKVYKIFGPGNQYVTVAKQIATKYGISIDMPAGPSELLVMADDSANASFVASDLLSQAEHGADSQVILVSTSKAMIHAVEEEVEKQLEKLPRKAIAEKAIENSKLVFVTDSQSAIDLINEYGPEHYILCVEDEEIYLTQIMNAGSVFIGNYTPESAGDYASGTNHTLPTNGYAKQYSGVNLDSFKKSMTFQKINTEGIKEIGRAIELMAEAEGLQAHKNAVTLRLESLK; the protein is encoded by the coding sequence ATGAATAAAATATTCAATCCAGAAAAGAAAGATTGGAGTCAAGTACTCAAACGTCCTACTCAGACGGTTTCAGATATTGAGGATGTTGTTAATGAGGTCTTTGCCAAGGTTGAAAAAGAAGGCGACCCAGTACTTAAACAATATACCCAGAAGTTTGATGGTGTAACATTGAAAAGTTTACAAGTATCTGAAGTTGAAATTTCAGAAGCTGCAAATCGTATTGGTCAAGAACTAAAAAATGCAATAGCCATAGCCAAAAAGAATATTGAAACTTTTCACAAGGCCCAAGAAACAAATAAAGTTGAGGTTGAAACAACTAAAGGCGTTTTTTGTTGGCAAGAGAAAAGACCTATACAAAAGGTGGGGTTATATATTCCAGGAGGTTCAGCACCTTTGTTTTCTACAATTTTAATGTTAGCTGTACCGGCTAATATTGCTGGTTGTACAGAGATTGTATTATGTACTCCACCTAATAAGGAAGGAAAAGTTCATCCAGCTATTTTGTATACGGCCAATTTGTGTGGGGTTACACAAATTTTCAAAGTAGGAGGGATTCAGGCAATAGCGGGAATGACTTTTGGAACGGAAAGTATTTCTAAAGTGTACAAGATTTTTGGCCCTGGAAATCAATACGTAACAGTCGCAAAACAAATTGCGACTAAGTATGGGATATCTATTGATATGCCAGCCGGCCCCAGTGAATTATTGGTCATGGCAGATGATAGTGCCAATGCTTCTTTTGTTGCTTCAGATTTGTTGAGTCAGGCTGAACATGGGGCTGATAGCCAAGTTATTTTGGTTTCTACTTCAAAAGCGATGATTCATGCCGTTGAGGAAGAAGTTGAAAAACAACTAGAAAAATTGCCTAGAAAAGCAATTGCTGAGAAGGCCATTGAAAATAGCAAATTAGTATTTGTTACCGATTCACAGTCAGCTATTGATTTAATTAATGAATATGGTCCTGAGCATTATATCCTGTGTGTTGAAGACGAAGAAATATACTTAACTCAAATAATGAACGCAGGTTCTGTGTTCATTGGAAATTACACTCCTGAAAGTGCCGGGGATTATGCATCGGGAACCAACCATACCTTACCTACAAATGGCTATGCCAAACAGTATAGTGGGGTAAACCTTGATAGTTTTAAAAAAAGTATGACCTTTCAAAAAATAAACACAGAAGGAATAAAGGAAATTGGTAGAGCCATTGAGTTGATGGCTGAAGCGGAAGGGCTTCAGGCGCACAAAAATGCAGTTACACTACGATTGGAAAGTTTAAAATAA
- the hisC gene encoding histidinol-phosphate transaminase: protein MDFNLNNIIRENVKGLKPYSSARDEYVSDGTQMVFLDANENPFENGVNRYPDPQQRNLKSVLGEKKNVGVKNILLGNGSDEVLDLIFRAFCEPNQDNIISLPPSYGMYKVLSGINAIENREVLLTNGFEPNVEEILDVVDGNSKLLFLCSPNNPTGNSFDEENIVKLLNEFSGLVIIDEAYIDFSSKESWLKRLNEFPNLIVTQTLSKAYGMAGIRLGMCFASEEIIAVLNKIKPPYNVNQLTQSRALEQVLKTDVLRTEVSEILVQKNELITVLNSIEFIDIIYPSDANFVLVKVDDATKRYDELIAKGIVVRNRTTQPLCENTLRFTVGTKSENMKLITALKEII, encoded by the coding sequence TTGGATTTTAATTTAAATAACATAATTCGCGAAAACGTAAAGGGTTTAAAACCCTATTCTTCTGCACGAGATGAATATGTGTCAGATGGTACACAAATGGTGTTTTTAGATGCGAATGAGAATCCATTTGAGAATGGTGTAAATAGGTACCCTGACCCACAACAGAGAAATTTAAAATCAGTTCTGGGGGAGAAAAAAAATGTTGGAGTCAAGAATATCTTGTTAGGAAACGGTAGTGATGAAGTGTTAGACCTAATATTTCGAGCCTTTTGCGAACCAAACCAAGATAATATCATTTCTTTACCACCTTCCTATGGCATGTACAAAGTATTGTCTGGTATTAACGCTATTGAGAATAGAGAGGTTTTGCTAACGAATGGTTTTGAGCCTAATGTAGAAGAAATTCTAGATGTAGTTGATGGTAATAGTAAACTACTTTTTCTATGTTCGCCCAATAATCCTACTGGTAATAGCTTTGACGAAGAAAATATTGTCAAGCTTTTAAATGAATTTTCAGGACTTGTAATTATCGATGAGGCGTATATTGATTTTTCTTCAAAAGAAAGTTGGCTGAAAAGATTAAACGAATTTCCAAATCTAATAGTGACCCAAACCTTGTCTAAAGCGTATGGTATGGCAGGTATTCGACTGGGAATGTGTTTTGCATCTGAAGAAATAATTGCTGTTTTAAATAAAATAAAACCACCATATAACGTAAACCAATTAACACAGTCCAGAGCATTGGAGCAAGTGTTGAAAACTGATGTCCTTCGAACTGAGGTTTCAGAAATTTTAGTACAAAAGAATGAACTTATAACTGTTTTGAATTCAATCGAGTTCATTGATATAATATATCCTTCAGATGCAAATTTTGTGCTTGTTAAAGTAGATGATGCGACGAAAAGATATGATGAGCTGATTGCAAAAGGGATAGTGGTACGAAATAGAACGACTCAACCCCTTTGTGAGAATACTTTACGGTTTACTGTTGGGACCAAATCTGAAAATATGAAACTAATAACTGCTCTTAAAGAGATAATCTAG
- the hisB gene encoding bifunctional histidinol-phosphatase/imidazoleglycerol-phosphate dehydratase HisB — protein MKKVLFIDRDGTMIKETADEQIDAFEKMIFYPKAFTYLGKIAKELDYELVMITNQDGLGTDSFPEDTFWPVHNFIIKSFENEGVTFNKVFLDRTFPHENADTRKPGTGLLTEYFSKEYDLSNSFVIGDRLTDMELAKNLGSQGIFINDETNLGTGEITVDRGALNDIIALENNDWERIYEFLKLKDRVSEISRKTNETDIYIKLNLDGTGISNIDTGLAFFDHMLDQLARHGQMDLDITVKGDLDVDEHHTIEDTAIALGEVFAMALGNKLGIERYGFCLPMDDCLAQVAIDFGGRNWLVWETGFKREMIGKLPTEMFQHFFKSFTDGAKSNLNIKAEGQNEHHKIEAIFKAFAKAIKMAVKRDVEKMVLPSTKGIL, from the coding sequence ATGAAAAAAGTATTGTTTATAGACCGGGATGGGACCATGATCAAAGAAACCGCGGATGAGCAGATTGATGCTTTTGAAAAAATGATTTTTTATCCAAAAGCTTTTACGTATTTGGGTAAAATAGCCAAGGAGTTGGATTATGAATTGGTCATGATTACCAATCAAGATGGCTTGGGTACTGATTCCTTTCCAGAAGATACGTTTTGGCCTGTTCATAATTTTATTATTAAATCATTTGAAAATGAGGGTGTTACTTTCAATAAAGTGTTTTTGGATCGTACATTTCCCCACGAGAATGCAGATACTAGAAAACCAGGGACAGGGTTGTTGACTGAGTATTTTTCTAAGGAATATGACTTGAGTAATTCTTTTGTCATTGGTGATCGCTTAACCGACATGGAACTCGCCAAAAATTTGGGGTCACAAGGTATTTTTATAAATGATGAAACCAATTTAGGAACTGGTGAAATTACCGTAGATAGGGGAGCTCTAAATGATATTATTGCACTTGAAAACAATGATTGGGAACGTATCTATGAATTTCTAAAACTCAAGGATAGGGTATCAGAAATATCGCGTAAAACCAATGAGACCGATATATATATCAAATTGAATCTTGATGGCACAGGAATTAGTAATATAGATACAGGTTTGGCCTTTTTTGATCATATGTTGGATCAATTGGCACGCCATGGTCAAATGGATCTTGATATCACTGTGAAAGGAGATTTAGATGTAGATGAACACCATACTATCGAAGACACAGCCATTGCTTTAGGTGAAGTTTTTGCCATGGCTTTAGGAAATAAATTGGGTATTGAACGATACGGATTCTGTTTGCCGATGGATGATTGTCTGGCCCAAGTTGCTATTGATTTTGGGGGACGAAATTGGTTGGTTTGGGAAACGGGATTTAAACGCGAGATGATCGGTAAATTACCTACTGAAATGTTTCAACATTTTTTTAAATCGTTCACGGATGGTGCCAAGTCTAATTTAAATATAAAGGCAGAAGGTCAGAACGAACACCATAAAATTGAAGCTATATTCAAAGCTTTTGCCAAAGCAATTAAAATGGCTGTAAAAAGAGATGTTGAGAAGATGGTATTACCATCAACCAAAGGGATACTTTAA
- the hisH gene encoding imidazole glycerol phosphate synthase subunit HisH produces MKIAIINYGAGNIQSIKFAFQRLGHEAVLTNNPEVISGADKVIFPGVGEASSAMRMLRESKLDHLVPQLKQPVLGICLGMQLMCHSSEEGNTQGLGIFDADVVKFNNKVKVPQIGWNEISGLKSELFKNIDEKEHIYMVHSFYAPLGKETIATSEYGLSYSAALGKDNFYGVQFHPEKSSTVGEKILNNFLAL; encoded by the coding sequence ATGAAAATTGCAATAATCAATTACGGCGCTGGTAATATCCAAAGTATAAAATTCGCTTTTCAGCGACTGGGGCATGAAGCCGTTCTAACCAATAACCCCGAAGTAATAAGTGGTGCCGATAAAGTGATTTTTCCTGGAGTGGGAGAGGCGAGTAGCGCTATGCGAATGTTAAGAGAAAGCAAACTAGACCACTTAGTGCCCCAACTTAAACAACCCGTTTTAGGAATTTGTTTGGGCATGCAGCTAATGTGTCACTCCTCAGAAGAAGGGAACACTCAGGGGTTGGGGATTTTTGATGCAGATGTGGTAAAATTCAACAATAAGGTTAAGGTTCCGCAAATTGGATGGAATGAAATCTCTGGGCTAAAATCTGAGTTGTTCAAAAACATAGATGAAAAAGAGCATATTTATATGGTGCACAGCTTTTATGCTCCTTTAGGAAAAGAAACTATTGCTACCTCAGAATATGGGTTGTCGTATAGTGCTGCTTTAGGCAAAGATAATTTCTATGGAGTACAGTTTCATCCTGAAAAAAGTAGTACAGTCGGGGAAAAGATTTTAAACAATTTTTTAGCGCTTTAG
- a CDS encoding GNAT family N-acetyltransferase, translating to MNRKVYISTEKEKLDTNKIQAYISNISYWGRGRTLEEVETTIKNSICFGMYDSLDEQIAFARVVTDQLFFGYIMDVIVFEEYQGQGCGKDLVEHIMNHEVVSRLKTIALKTKDAQEFYRKFDFKSIGDSELWMANDKLILL from the coding sequence GTGAATCGGAAAGTTTATATATCGACGGAGAAGGAAAAGCTTGATACAAATAAAATTCAAGCATACATCAGTAATATATCTTATTGGGGTAGAGGTAGAACGCTGGAAGAGGTAGAAACTACTATAAAAAATTCCATATGCTTTGGAATGTATGATTCATTAGATGAACAAATCGCTTTCGCCCGCGTGGTAACGGATCAATTGTTTTTCGGATACATTATGGATGTTATTGTTTTTGAAGAATACCAAGGGCAGGGTTGTGGAAAAGATTTAGTAGAACATATTATGAACCATGAAGTGGTCTCAAGGCTTAAAACCATTGCTCTAAAGACAAAAGACGCACAAGAATTTTATCGCAAATTTGACTTTAAATCTATTGGGGACTCGGAATTATGGATGGCAAATGATAAATTAATATTACTATAA
- the hisA gene encoding 1-(5-phosphoribosyl)-5-[(5-phosphoribosylamino)methylideneamino]imidazole-4-carboxamide isomerase, whose product MRIIPAIDIIDGKCVRLSKGDYDTKKIYNEHPLEVAKEFEAHGIKYLHLVDLDGAKSQHIVNYKVLEQIAAKTSLKIDFGGGLKTDDDLHIAFESGASQITGGSIAVKNKEVFLSWLQKYGSDKIILGADAMKEKVAVSGWLEESTEDLIPFVQAYQKEGVEYVICTDINKDGMLEGPSFELYQRILEQSESGLKLIASGGISHFDELPKLAELGCEGTIIGKAIYENRISLKQLEEFIITKNN is encoded by the coding sequence ATGAGAATAATACCAGCAATTGATATTATTGACGGCAAGTGTGTGAGGTTATCCAAAGGGGATTACGACACCAAAAAGATATATAACGAGCATCCTTTGGAAGTTGCTAAAGAGTTTGAGGCCCATGGCATTAAATACTTGCATTTGGTTGATTTGGACGGTGCAAAATCACAACATATTGTCAACTATAAAGTATTGGAACAAATTGCTGCTAAGACATCCTTGAAAATTGATTTTGGAGGTGGGCTAAAGACTGATGATGATTTGCATATTGCGTTTGAAAGTGGTGCCAGTCAAATTACAGGAGGAAGTATTGCTGTTAAGAATAAGGAGGTTTTTTTAAGCTGGTTGCAGAAATACGGGTCTGATAAAATTATTTTGGGTGCAGATGCTATGAAAGAAAAAGTGGCCGTTTCAGGATGGTTAGAAGAGTCTACAGAGGATTTGATTCCATTTGTTCAAGCCTATCAGAAAGAAGGTGTTGAGTACGTTATTTGTACCGATATCAATAAAGATGGAATGCTCGAAGGACCTTCTTTTGAACTTTATCAAAGAATATTGGAGCAGTCCGAGTCTGGATTAAAATTAATAGCTAGCGGTGGTATCTCACATTTTGATGAATTACCAAAGCTTGCTGAATTAGGTTGTGAAGGAACAATCATTGGTAAGGCAATTTACGAAAATAGGATATCCTTGAAACAGTTGGAAGAATTTATAATAACTAAAAATAATTAG
- the hisF gene encoding imidazole glycerol phosphate synthase subunit HisF, with amino-acid sequence MLAKRIIPCLDIKDGRTVKGVNFVDLRDAGDPVELAEIYSKEGADELVFLDISATEQKRKTLAELVYHVAEKVNIPFTVGGGISSVEDVDVLLHNGADKVSINSSAVKNPQLINDLVAKFGSQCIVVAIDAKQIDGEWIVHLVGGKVPTELKLFDWAKEVEVRGAGEILFTSMDHDGTKNGFSNEALARLSDELNIPIIASGGAGNIQHFVDTFVDGKADAALAASVFHFKEIEIKDLKKELKSNKIPVRL; translated from the coding sequence TTGCTTGCAAAACGAATAATCCCATGTTTGGATATTAAAGACGGTCGTACGGTCAAAGGTGTCAACTTTGTTGATCTTCGCGATGCAGGTGATCCCGTGGAGTTGGCTGAAATCTACAGTAAAGAAGGAGCGGATGAGTTGGTTTTTCTAGACATATCGGCTACAGAACAAAAACGTAAGACATTGGCAGAGTTGGTATACCACGTTGCCGAAAAAGTAAATATTCCATTTACGGTCGGCGGCGGAATTTCATCTGTTGAGGATGTAGATGTATTGCTCCATAATGGGGCCGACAAAGTTTCAATAAATTCATCAGCAGTTAAAAACCCACAATTGATCAATGACCTAGTGGCTAAATTTGGGTCACAATGTATTGTTGTGGCAATAGATGCCAAACAAATTGATGGTGAATGGATCGTGCACCTTGTTGGGGGCAAAGTCCCGACTGAATTAAAACTTTTTGACTGGGCCAAAGAGGTTGAGGTGCGAGGAGCAGGCGAAATTCTTTTTACCTCCATGGATCATGATGGTACAAAGAATGGATTTTCGAATGAAGCTCTCGCAAGACTTTCGGACGAGCTGAATATACCGATAATTGCCTCTGGTGGTGCCGGGAATATCCAACATTTTGTAGATACATTTGTTGATGGAAAGGCAGATGCAGCATTAGCGGCCAGTGTTTTTCATTTTAAGGAAATAGAAATAAAGGATTTGAAAAAGGAATTAAAAAGCAACAAGATTCCAGTGCGATTGTAA
- a CDS encoding GNAT family N-acetyltransferase, which yields MIEANREHKDLVVSILVSAFEDIKEDNSINFVVKQDERRSDRMKILMGYLFEKALLFGKAYISDDEKACVLLTFSEKQRVSFKTIGMDLKLAIKCIDLKNLKKVVKRQRLVKKQYPKENHVRPIITGVMKDKFGAGTGARLIMDVIDYYKENQLPVVLDTVSDYNVRLYQKFGFRIEHKEESLGYPIYFMRLN from the coding sequence TTGATTGAAGCCAATAGAGAACATAAAGATTTAGTTGTTAGTATTTTGGTTTCTGCATTTGAAGATATCAAAGAAGATAACTCTATTAATTTTGTAGTGAAACAAGATGAGAGAAGGTCCGATAGAATGAAAATACTAATGGGCTATTTGTTTGAAAAGGCATTGTTATTTGGGAAGGCCTATATTTCTGATGATGAAAAGGCTTGTGTATTGCTAACTTTTTCAGAAAAACAACGGGTGAGTTTTAAGACTATTGGAATGGACTTGAAATTGGCAATAAAATGCATTGATTTAAAAAACCTTAAAAAGGTTGTAAAAAGACAAAGACTGGTAAAAAAACAGTACCCTAAAGAAAATCATGTACGGCCCATTATAACTGGGGTTATGAAAGATAAGTTTGGCGCTGGGACTGGTGCACGATTGATTATGGATGTAATTGATTATTATAAAGAAAATCAACTTCCGGTAGTATTGGATACGGTATCAGATTATAATGTACGGTTATACCAAAAATTCGGATTTAGGATAGAGCATAAAGAAGAGTCTTTAGGTTATCCAATATATTTTATGCGGTTAAATTAA
- a CDS encoding aspartate/glutamate racemase family protein, which translates to MKKIGLIGGITWQSTLLYYQYLNEGTAKALGGKHSSKCLIESVDFADISLKQEKSQWDLLNQDFAEMANKLEQAGAEVLLICANTMHLCADAIKEKVTIPLLHIADVCGEEITSKGCKKVLLLGTKYTMELDFYKDILKNQYGIEVMIPSKEDREVVHDVIYTELAKGIISEDSKKQYKDIIKKSEEEGVEAVILGCTEIPLLIQQEDCSIPVIDTTKIHAEAAVKFATEQ; encoded by the coding sequence ATGAAAAAAATAGGCTTGATCGGTGGTATCACTTGGCAGTCAACATTGCTGTACTACCAATATTTAAATGAAGGAACCGCAAAAGCCCTTGGTGGCAAGCATTCTTCCAAGTGTTTAATAGAATCGGTAGATTTTGCCGATATTTCATTAAAACAAGAGAAAAGTCAATGGGATTTGCTAAATCAGGATTTTGCCGAAATGGCCAATAAATTGGAACAAGCCGGTGCTGAGGTGTTATTGATTTGTGCCAATACGATGCATTTATGTGCAGATGCCATTAAGGAAAAAGTAACTATTCCATTATTACATATTGCCGATGTATGCGGTGAGGAAATAACCAGTAAAGGATGTAAAAAAGTCTTACTATTAGGCACAAAATACACCATGGAGCTTGACTTTTACAAAGATATACTTAAGAATCAATACGGTATCGAAGTGATGATTCCTTCTAAAGAGGATAGAGAAGTGGTTCATGATGTCATATATACCGAATTGGCCAAGGGAATCATTTCTGAAGACTCTAAAAAGCAATATAAAGATATTATCAAAAAATCAGAGGAAGAAGGTGTGGAAGCTGTCATTTTAGGTTGTACCGAAATTCCCTTATTGATTCAACAAGAAGATTGCAGTATCCCAGTAATAGATACCACAAAAATTCATGCAGAAGCTGCGGTTAAGTTTGCCACCGAGCAATAG
- the hisIE gene encoding bifunctional phosphoribosyl-AMP cyclohydrolase/phosphoribosyl-ATP diphosphatase HisIE, whose protein sequence is MKIDFNKNTDGLVPAIIQDAITKNVLMLGYMNEEAYLKTVETKKVTFFSRTKKRLWTKGEESGNFLNLVDIKNDCDNDTLLIAVDPVGPTCHKGSDTCWGDNNSSNFGFLSKLENTIAERRNLADEKKSYVASLFAKGINKIAQKVGEEAVEVVIEAKDNDEDLFLNESADLLFHYLILLQAKGYELNDIVEVLKGRDKK, encoded by the coding sequence ATGAAAATTGATTTTAATAAAAATACAGACGGACTCGTTCCCGCTATCATCCAAGATGCAATAACAAAAAATGTTTTGATGTTGGGATACATGAACGAAGAAGCCTATCTCAAAACGGTTGAAACTAAAAAAGTCACTTTTTTTAGTCGTACCAAAAAACGTTTGTGGACAAAAGGAGAAGAGAGCGGTAATTTTTTGAATCTAGTTGATATCAAAAATGACTGCGACAATGACACTTTGCTTATTGCCGTTGATCCCGTGGGGCCAACATGTCATAAAGGTTCAGATACCTGCTGGGGGGATAATAATTCAAGCAATTTTGGGTTTCTTTCCAAGCTTGAGAACACTATTGCCGAACGTCGTAATTTGGCTGATGAAAAGAAATCGTATGTAGCTTCATTATTTGCCAAAGGCATTAATAAAATTGCGCAAAAAGTAGGGGAGGAAGCTGTTGAAGTGGTTATTGAGGCCAAGGATAATGATGAAGACCTTTTCTTAAATGAAAGTGCCGATTTGTTATTCCACTATTTGATTTTACTCCAAGCAAAAGGGTATGAGCTCAATGACATTGTTGAAGTTTTAAAGGGGAGGGATAAAAAGTAA
- a CDS encoding head GIN domain-containing protein, producing MKTKSVIFGLVFLCALITSCDHDTIRAKGAVTVNEVQLSGYTGLELSNAFDAYVKFSDSEEKIEIEANDNLHEKIVVKIEGNNLIVKLKNHTTVKGNATLNVYITTNNINYFNISGASAIFLEDELNTQTAKIRMSGASTFSGDIYANEVQLKSSGASDISLFGNVDVLDANLSGSSKLGGYDLITEKLNIDLSGASDANLTVLESIDIKASGASSLRYKGDAVIDHKDLSGASEIIKKD from the coding sequence ATGAAAACAAAATCAGTAATATTCGGACTAGTATTTTTATGTGCATTAATAACTTCATGCGACCATGATACCATACGGGCAAAAGGTGCTGTAACAGTAAATGAAGTACAGCTAAGTGGCTATACAGGCCTTGAGTTATCCAATGCTTTTGACGCCTATGTAAAATTCTCTGATAGTGAAGAAAAAATTGAAATAGAGGCCAATGACAATCTTCATGAAAAAATAGTTGTTAAAATAGAGGGAAATAATCTAATCGTTAAGCTTAAAAATCATACCACTGTAAAAGGAAATGCTACGTTAAACGTATATATTACCACTAATAATATTAATTACTTTAATATTTCTGGAGCTTCAGCCATTTTCCTTGAGGACGAATTGAATACACAAACGGCCAAAATTCGTATGTCGGGCGCATCTACTTTCTCTGGCGATATCTATGCCAATGAAGTGCAGTTGAAGTCGAGTGGAGCCTCTGATATTTCTTTATTCGGAAATGTCGATGTCTTGGATGCCAATTTATCGGGAAGTAGTAAATTGGGTGGTTATGATTTAATAACAGAAAAACTGAATATAGACCTTTCTGGAGCCAGTGACGCCAACCTGACCGTATTAGAATCAATAGATATTAAGGCCTCAGGTGCTAGTTCTCTCAGATACAAAGGTGATGCTGTGATAGATCATAAAGATCTTTCAGGCGCATCTGAAATCATCAAGAAAGATTGA